A region of Planktomarina temperata RCA23 DNA encodes the following proteins:
- a CDS encoding bifunctional cobalt-precorrin-7 (C(5))-methyltransferase/cobalt-precorrin-6B (C(15))-methyltransferase, protein MSAWLHIVGIGEDGLEGLLPAARAVVQSAEVIIGGDRHHQLAGITSAERLSWPSPFDALISTLQGLRGKRVVVLATGDPLWFSVGARIGREIDPSEITYHPQLSAFQLASARMGWSMADVETLTVHGRPVEQMIAFIQPDQRLLILTTGAQTPGQIAQFLTQRGFGSSKMTVLAAMGGDREQRFDGLAESWSHEVPPFNTLAVDCVAAPDAALLPRVPGLPDELFEHDGTMTKREVRAVTIAKLMPMRGALLWDIGTGCGSVAVEWMRAARYAQAIGIEPRADRRAMAGQNALALGTPKLQVIEGTAPDALEGLAAPDAIFIGGGLSDAVFETAWQALKPLGRFVANAVTLESETVLMALHAKHGGELVRLSVNRAEPVGPYRGWRPFMPVTQWSLIKR, encoded by the coding sequence ATGAGCGCTTGGCTGCACATTGTAGGTATCGGTGAGGATGGGCTGGAGGGTTTGCTGCCCGCGGCCCGCGCTGTTGTGCAATCGGCTGAGGTCATTATCGGAGGGGATCGCCATCATCAGTTGGCTGGTATCACCTCTGCGGAGCGCTTGAGCTGGCCCAGCCCATTTGATGCGTTGATCTCAACATTGCAGGGGTTGCGCGGCAAGCGCGTGGTGGTTTTGGCCACGGGTGATCCTCTTTGGTTTTCCGTTGGGGCGCGCATTGGCCGTGAAATCGATCCGAGCGAAATCACCTATCATCCGCAGCTCAGTGCCTTTCAGCTGGCCTCTGCGCGGATGGGCTGGTCAATGGCCGATGTGGAAACGCTAACGGTGCATGGCAGGCCGGTTGAGCAGATGATTGCGTTCATCCAACCGGATCAACGTTTGTTGATCTTGACCACGGGCGCACAAACCCCCGGTCAAATCGCTCAATTTTTGACGCAGCGCGGCTTTGGCAGCTCAAAGATGACGGTTCTGGCCGCCATGGGGGGCGACAGAGAACAACGCTTTGACGGTCTGGCAGAGAGTTGGTCCCATGAGGTGCCGCCTTTTAACACCCTTGCGGTTGACTGTGTGGCGGCGCCCGATGCGGCACTTTTGCCGCGCGTGCCGGGCCTGCCGGATGAGCTCTTTGAACATGATGGTACCATGACCAAACGAGAGGTGCGGGCGGTCACCATTGCCAAGCTGATGCCAATGCGCGGTGCGTTATTGTGGGATATTGGCACGGGTTGCGGTTCGGTGGCCGTGGAGTGGATGCGCGCCGCCCGCTACGCGCAGGCCATCGGCATTGAGCCGCGGGCGGACCGCCGCGCGATGGCCGGCCAAAATGCGCTGGCTCTTGGCACGCCCAAGCTGCAAGTGATCGAGGGGACGGCCCCGGATGCGCTTGAGGGGCTGGCAGCACCGGATGCGATTTTCATCGGCGGTGGTTTGAGCGACGCGGTGTTTGAAACGGCCTGGCAAGCGCTCAAGCCCCTGGGGCGTTTTGTGGCCAATGCGGTGACCTTAGAGAGCGAAACCGTCTTGATGGCGCTCCACGCCAAACATGGCGGGGAGCTGGTGCGCCTTTCGGTGAATCGCGCCGAACCGGTCGGGCCCTATCGTGGTTGGCGCCCCTTCATGCCTGTGACCCAATGGAGCTTGATTAAGCGATGA
- a CDS encoding precorrin-8X methylmutase → MRPYEKDPKAIYAESFATVAREADLTRFPHGLDKLATRVIHACGMVEVADRLAFSEQAFRKGAAALAAGAPILCDCEMVGAGIIRRYLPAENPVIVTLNDPSVPALAQTIGNTRSAAAVELWAAHLEGAVVAIGNAPTALFHLLELLDHGAPKPAVILGFPVGFVGAAESKAELAANPRGCDFVALRGRRGGSAIASAAVNALSAGLPELVA, encoded by the coding sequence ATGCGCCCTTATGAGAAAGACCCAAAGGCCATATATGCTGAAAGCTTTGCCACGGTCGCGCGGGAGGCGGATTTGACGCGCTTCCCTCACGGACTCGACAAATTGGCGACCCGGGTCATTCACGCCTGCGGCATGGTTGAGGTTGCAGATCGTTTGGCCTTCTCTGAGCAGGCCTTCCGCAAAGGTGCGGCGGCTTTGGCGGCGGGCGCACCGATCCTTTGTGATTGTGAAATGGTGGGGGCAGGGATAATCCGGCGCTATTTACCGGCCGAAAACCCTGTGATTGTCACATTGAACGATCCCTCCGTGCCCGCTTTGGCCCAAACGATCGGCAACACGCGCTCTGCTGCGGCGGTTGAGCTTTGGGCTGCGCATCTCGAAGGCGCTGTTGTGGCGATTGGAAATGCGCCTACAGCCCTGTTTCATCTGCTTGAACTTCTCGATCACGGCGCGCCAAAACCAGCTGTAATTCTTGGGTTTCCTGTTGGTTTTGTGGGTGCGGCGGAATCCAAAGCAGAACTGGCGGCAAACCCGCGCGGCTGTGACTTTGTGGCTCTACGTGGCCGGCGGGGTGGATCTGCGATTGCCTCTGCGGCGGTCAACGCATTGTCTGCGGGCCTGCCGGAGTTGGTCGCATGA
- a CDS encoding sirohydrochlorin chelatase, producing the protein MSKIGVMICGHGSRSQAAVDQFSVLAEKLPAYLPPEWAVEYGYLEFANPVIRDGLDRLRAQGCDKILAVPGMLFAAMHSKNDIPTVLNTYAAKHGIEVSYGRELGVDPKMIAAAGGRVQEAIAAANAAHGEVPMHETCLVVIGRGASDPDANGNVAKIARMLHEGLGFGWCEVGYSGVTFPLVEPCLQHASKLGYKRIVVFPYFLFSGILIDRIYGFTDQVAAANANIQFVKAGYLNDHEQVLATFAERITEQVGEIPPPNCAMCKYRTQVLGFEAEVGAVQESHHHHVEGQGASAPGSNVEDCTLCDSFCTGLCRLEKQAKGHDHHDHSHDHSHGHTHGHAHSHDHVHAEYPHADHPHGPESARKSPKT; encoded by the coding sequence ATGAGTAAAATCGGTGTCATGATTTGTGGCCACGGCTCGCGCAGCCAAGCGGCCGTTGATCAATTTAGCGTGCTGGCGGAAAAACTGCCCGCCTATCTGCCGCCTGAATGGGCCGTTGAATATGGCTATTTGGAATTTGCCAACCCTGTCATCCGCGACGGGTTGGATCGGCTGCGCGCGCAGGGATGTGACAAGATTCTGGCCGTGCCCGGTATGCTCTTTGCTGCCATGCACTCCAAAAATGACATCCCGACCGTGCTGAACACCTATGCGGCCAAACATGGGATTGAGGTCAGCTATGGCCGGGAGTTGGGCGTGGATCCCAAGATGATCGCCGCGGCTGGCGGCCGTGTGCAAGAGGCGATTGCGGCGGCCAATGCGGCCCATGGCGAGGTCCCGATGCATGAGACTTGCCTTGTCGTGATTGGGCGCGGGGCATCGGATCCCGATGCCAATGGCAATGTGGCGAAAATTGCGCGTATGTTGCACGAAGGGCTTGGCTTTGGCTGGTGTGAAGTGGGCTATTCGGGCGTGACCTTCCCCCTTGTTGAACCCTGCCTGCAGCATGCAAGCAAACTTGGGTATAAGCGGATTGTTGTGTTCCCTTATTTTCTCTTTTCGGGCATTTTGATTGACCGAATTTATGGCTTTACCGATCAGGTTGCGGCGGCAAATGCTAATATCCAATTTGTGAAAGCTGGGTATTTGAACGATCATGAGCAAGTGCTGGCGACCTTTGCAGAGAGGATCACCGAGCAGGTCGGAGAAATTCCACCGCCCAATTGCGCCATGTGCAAATATCGCACGCAGGTCTTGGGATTTGAAGCTGAGGTGGGTGCGGTTCAAGAATCGCATCATCACCATGTGGAAGGTCAGGGCGCCTCAGCGCCGGGCTCGAATGTTGAGGATTGCACCCTCTGTGACAGCTTTTGCACCGGGCTGTGCCGATTGGAAAAACAGGCCAAAGGGCACGATCATCATGACCACAGCCATGATCACAGTCACGGTCACACGCATGGACATGCCCATAGCCACGACCATGTACACGCGGAATATCCGCATGCGGATCATCCGCATGGGCCGGAAAGCGCGCGCAAGTCACCCAAGACATAA
- a CDS encoding DUF6732 family protein translates to MTRCLLFLACLLPAPAWAHFGHVEAMAGGHDHWVIAAALAAALAAGAVAALKGSEAQDSEGEEPEPQEA, encoded by the coding sequence ATGACCCGGTGTCTGTTATTTTTAGCCTGTCTTCTGCCCGCGCCGGCTTGGGCGCATTTCGGGCATGTGGAGGCCATGGCAGGAGGCCATGACCATTGGGTCATTGCCGCCGCCCTTGCAGCAGCGCTTGCGGCTGGGGCTGTTGCCGCCCTGAAAGGGTCCGAAGCGCAGGACAGTGAGGGCGAAGAGCCCGAACCACAGGAGGCGTGA
- a CDS encoding FkbM family methyltransferase, with product MSSTLSRKERKIKFKSLAFAALQKSTGNETICVQVGAHDGKRWDPVFGHITQNGWNALVIEPHPIFFERLSENYADHPNVIPVNLAVSDVENDFMLFHVAQDAAGKYPKWLQGCASVHVSRMNDSIETACRLSGARREVGDLVATTIHAKRLDRILSENNYNRIDILVIDVEGHELAVLNSLSDPETFPKLAIIECNGRDLARQAEYVDAVSSMGLRIWRVGDDLWCLSDALIKDQDQQLSDLTKEIHPEPRNIQSQTADSDSKNQPIKVGLTPIPKKLGHIWIGDRQPPLEWMETWKQKHPDWDYQLFDNSYLSSRRWRCEAQIAEYMKRRQYAGVSDLMRYEILLEQGGFLPEADSICLRNVDELFVLPSLYTAYEHETKTRRFVSPFYASSPGHSFLAQILDEISQLQPKSLLTPFKSVGSRALRDFIKKRNPDISIFPSYFFNPRHHRGETYNGDGPVYAEQLWGTTKGLYKNLPDDQRAAALATTENLTEIWQGLPVNS from the coding sequence ATGAGCAGCACTCTGTCGCGTAAAGAACGCAAGATCAAATTTAAGAGTTTGGCGTTCGCCGCATTGCAAAAATCAACCGGCAACGAAACCATTTGCGTGCAGGTTGGAGCCCATGACGGGAAACGCTGGGATCCTGTTTTTGGTCACATTACGCAAAACGGTTGGAATGCGCTGGTGATCGAGCCTCATCCGATTTTTTTCGAAAGATTGAGCGAGAATTACGCAGACCATCCAAATGTAATTCCGGTCAATCTGGCCGTTTCGGACGTTGAAAACGATTTCATGCTCTTTCACGTCGCACAAGATGCGGCAGGCAAATACCCCAAATGGCTCCAAGGATGTGCCTCTGTTCATGTGAGCCGCATGAATGACTCTATTGAAACCGCTTGCCGATTGTCGGGGGCACGGCGTGAAGTTGGCGATTTGGTTGCCACAACGATCCATGCAAAAAGGCTCGATCGCATTCTGTCAGAGAATAATTACAATCGCATCGATATCCTCGTCATCGATGTTGAGGGACATGAACTCGCTGTATTAAACTCGCTGTCCGACCCTGAAACTTTTCCCAAATTGGCCATAATTGAATGCAATGGGCGCGACCTTGCGCGGCAGGCTGAATATGTCGACGCAGTATCGTCGATGGGCCTGCGCATATGGCGGGTGGGAGACGATCTTTGGTGCCTCTCTGACGCGCTCATCAAGGATCAAGACCAACAACTTTCCGACTTGACAAAAGAAATTCACCCGGAGCCACGCAATATCCAAAGTCAGACCGCAGACTCTGATTCAAAAAATCAACCGATTAAAGTCGGATTAACCCCCATTCCCAAAAAGCTTGGGCATATTTGGATTGGGGATAGGCAGCCGCCACTTGAATGGATGGAAACTTGGAAGCAAAAACATCCAGACTGGGACTATCAGCTGTTTGACAACAGTTATCTCTCAAGCCGGCGCTGGCGTTGCGAAGCTCAAATTGCCGAATACATGAAACGTAGACAGTATGCAGGTGTATCAGACCTAATGCGTTATGAAATATTGTTGGAGCAAGGCGGCTTTTTGCCCGAAGCGGATTCAATATGCCTTAGAAACGTGGATGAATTGTTTGTGCTGCCCTCGCTTTACACTGCCTACGAGCATGAAACTAAAACAAGGCGCTTCGTGAGCCCTTTCTATGCATCCTCCCCGGGGCATAGTTTTTTGGCACAAATCCTCGACGAAATATCTCAATTGCAACCTAAAAGCTTGTTGACACCGTTCAAGAGTGTGGGGAGCCGGGCTCTCAGGGATTTCATAAAAAAACGGAACCCCGACATCTCTATTTTTCCGTCCTATTTTTTCAATCCTAGACATCACAGAGGGGAAACATACAATGGCGACGGCCCCGTATACGCAGAGCAACTTTGGGGCACGACCAAGGGCCTTTATAAGAACTTGCCCGATGATCAAAGAGCCGCAGCTCTAGCGACAACAGAGAACCTAACGGAAATTTGGCAGGGTTTGCCGGTCAATTCCTAA
- a CDS encoding glutathione S-transferase C-terminal domain-containing protein has product MGQLVDGVWHDIWYDTTKSGGAFERSTAKFRNWITSDGSTEFQAESGRYHLYVSLACPWAHRTLIFRQIKDLTAHISVDVVHPDMLSDGWTFASDWPGATGDRLFGLPFARDIYLRADPKISGRVTVPILWDKHQQTIVSNESSEIIRMFNSAFDRLTGNTMDFCPQELHEAMEPINQRIYDTLNNGVYRCGFATTQTAYDAAVGPLFDTLDWLEDRLSRKRYIMGDRLTEVDWRLFPTLLRFDNVYHLHFKCNRKRIIDYPNLWAYTRELYQYEGIAETVNMDHVIRHYHYSHDTINPNRIIPINPDIDWNAPHGRGD; this is encoded by the coding sequence ATGGGACAACTGGTGGACGGTGTTTGGCATGATATTTGGTATGACACCACAAAATCGGGAGGCGCCTTTGAGCGCTCAACTGCAAAATTCCGCAACTGGATCACATCCGATGGCAGCACCGAATTTCAGGCCGAAAGCGGACGATATCATCTCTATGTGTCCTTGGCCTGCCCCTGGGCGCATCGCACATTAATTTTTAGACAGATTAAAGACTTAACCGCACATATCAGCGTTGATGTTGTGCATCCTGATATGTTGTCTGACGGCTGGACCTTTGCGAGCGACTGGCCGGGCGCAACAGGCGACCGACTGTTTGGCCTGCCATTTGCCCGTGATATTTATCTGCGAGCAGATCCAAAAATCAGTGGTCGCGTCACGGTTCCGATTCTTTGGGACAAGCACCAGCAGACCATTGTCTCCAATGAGAGCTCCGAGATCATCCGCATGTTCAACTCCGCCTTTGATCGGCTGACAGGCAATACTATGGATTTTTGCCCCCAAGAGCTGCACGAGGCGATGGAGCCAATCAACCAACGCATTTATGACACGCTCAACAATGGCGTTTACCGCTGCGGATTTGCCACCACCCAAACGGCCTATGATGCCGCGGTCGGCCCCTTGTTTGACACATTGGATTGGCTAGAGGACCGCTTGTCGCGCAAGCGCTATATCATGGGCGACAGGCTCACCGAGGTCGATTGGCGCTTGTTTCCAACCCTCCTGCGTTTTGACAACGTTTATCACCTGCATTTCAAATGCAACCGCAAGCGCATCATAGATTATCCTAATCTTTGGGCCTATACCCGCGAGCTCTACCAATATGAGGGCATCGCCGAGACGGTGAATATGGATCATGTCATCCGCCACTACCACTATAGCCATGATACGATTAACCCCAATCGCATCATCCCAATCAATCCAGACATCGACTGGAACGCCCCCCATGGGCGCGGCGATTAA
- a CDS encoding DUF1636 family protein, translated as MTSWITICDTCKREGWTPQTQPLTDGEIFAGLIEDRAASAGVKTRRVSCMMGCVRACNVAVQAPEKLSYVLGTFEPSPENAQAIVDYAALHQASETGQVPYRDWPQAVKGHFTTRMTPLPDTD; from the coding sequence ATGACGTCATGGATTACCATTTGCGACACCTGCAAACGCGAGGGCTGGACACCACAGACCCAGCCCCTCACCGATGGCGAAATATTCGCAGGCTTAATCGAAGACAGAGCCGCAAGCGCAGGGGTAAAAACCAGGCGTGTCTCCTGCATGATGGGCTGCGTGCGGGCCTGCAATGTGGCGGTGCAAGCTCCTGAAAAGCTGTCTTATGTCTTGGGAACATTTGAGCCAAGCCCCGAAAATGCCCAAGCCATTGTAGATTATGCGGCACTGCATCAAGCCTCAGAAACCGGCCAAGTGCCCTACCGCGATTGGCCACAAGCGGTGAAAGGCCATTTCACCACGCGCATGACCCCTTTGCCGGACACGGACTAA
- a CDS encoding threonine-phosphate decarboxylase has product MAGNGRDHGGGLDAAAAEFGGARGDWLDLSTGINPESYPITSLDLTPNDWTALPDSGADAALCAAARRFWRVPAQADVLAVPGCSAAIAQIPALQAAGQAEIALRSYNEHAAAFRFHGWDVDEHPSSPVARVVVHPNNPTGIFQTQITPAPLTVIDESFCDIDPAQSHIAQAKQPGHIILKSFGKFWGLAGLRLGFAIGDPELIDTLRQRLGPWPVSGIALKIGAAALGDTTWAEQTRARLAADAERLDRLMRRQNARPMGACALFRTYEVADARQLQHHLAQHKIWTRVFPYSPTWIRLGLPPQAQWARLEAAL; this is encoded by the coding sequence ATGGCAGGCAATGGGCGAGATCACGGGGGCGGTCTTGACGCGGCAGCAGCAGAATTTGGCGGCGCGCGCGGTGACTGGCTTGATCTATCCACCGGGATCAATCCGGAAAGCTACCCAATAACGAGCCTCGATTTGACGCCAAATGATTGGACGGCGCTGCCTGATAGCGGCGCAGATGCGGCGCTATGTGCCGCCGCCCGGCGATTTTGGCGGGTGCCAGCGCAGGCGGATGTTCTGGCTGTGCCGGGATGCTCTGCTGCCATCGCTCAAATTCCTGCACTTCAAGCTGCAGGCCAAGCCGAGATCGCCCTGCGCAGCTACAACGAACACGCCGCCGCCTTTCGATTTCATGGCTGGGACGTAGACGAACACCCCTCCTCTCCTGTGGCCCGTGTTGTGGTCCATCCCAACAACCCCACAGGCATATTCCAAACTCAGATCACACCCGCGCCGCTGACGGTGATTGACGAGAGCTTTTGCGATATCGATCCGGCGCAAAGCCACATCGCGCAAGCCAAACAGCCTGGCCATATAATATTGAAAAGTTTTGGAAAATTTTGGGGATTGGCTGGATTGCGTTTGGGGTTTGCAATTGGAGATCCAGAGTTGATCGACACTCTGCGACAAAGGCTTGGCCCTTGGCCCGTCTCTGGGATCGCGTTGAAAATTGGTGCCGCGGCCCTGGGTGACACCACTTGGGCCGAGCAAACCCGGGCCCGGCTGGCCGCGGATGCAGAACGTCTTGACCGGCTCATGCGGCGCCAAAACGCCCGTCCTATGGGCGCCTGCGCGCTGTTTCGTACCTATGAGGTCGCGGATGCCAGGCAACTGCAACACCACTTAGCCCAACACAAGATTTGGACGCGGGTTTTCCCCTATAGCCCAACATGGATCCGACTTGGCCTGCCGCCGCAGGCGCAGTGGGCGCGGTTGGAGGCCGCCCTGTGA
- the cbiB gene encoding adenosylcobinamide-phosphate synthase CbiB produces the protein MDPTWPAAAGAVGAVGGRPVTLFLALVLDALLGEPKWLWSRMPHPAVLMGNLIARATSMFNHAPHQKPKGVILCIGLAGLGGLAGLVLAQLGPLAEILVTAILVAQRSLMQHVQDVAQSLRLSLAAGRRSVAMIVGRDTAQMDAPQVARGAIESAAENFSDGIAAPVFWFALAGLPGVIIYKMINTADSMIGYKNETYRDFGWACARLDDLLNWAPARLSAFGIWLITGCRTSWGTIISEAKLHRSPNAGWPEAAMAYALDISLSGPRSYEGKFEKFPWVNAAGRKNIGPVAIEKSIQTLWLTWGAMTLLVAGMTLAFLL, from the coding sequence ATGGATCCGACTTGGCCTGCCGCCGCAGGCGCAGTGGGCGCGGTTGGAGGCCGCCCTGTGACCCTGTTTTTGGCCCTTGTTCTGGATGCGCTGCTCGGCGAGCCAAAGTGGCTCTGGTCACGCATGCCGCATCCAGCCGTGCTCATGGGCAATCTCATCGCCCGCGCCACCAGCATGTTCAATCATGCACCCCATCAAAAACCCAAAGGTGTGATTTTATGCATCGGATTGGCTGGGCTAGGCGGGCTCGCCGGGCTTGTTTTGGCGCAACTTGGGCCTCTGGCTGAAATTTTGGTCACTGCAATCCTCGTGGCACAGAGATCCTTAATGCAGCATGTGCAAGACGTGGCCCAATCCCTGCGGCTGTCACTTGCCGCCGGGCGCAGGAGCGTGGCCATGATTGTTGGACGTGACACAGCCCAGATGGATGCCCCGCAGGTGGCCCGCGGGGCCATTGAAAGCGCGGCAGAAAATTTTTCCGATGGGATTGCAGCACCCGTTTTTTGGTTCGCACTGGCAGGTTTGCCCGGGGTGATTATCTATAAAATGATCAACACCGCGGACAGTATGATTGGGTATAAGAACGAGACATATCGGGACTTCGGATGGGCCTGCGCCCGGCTGGATGATCTGCTGAATTGGGCGCCCGCCCGGCTGTCCGCCTTTGGAATTTGGCTGATCACCGGCTGTCGCACCTCCTGGGGCACTATCATCTCTGAGGCGAAATTGCACCGCTCCCCAAATGCCGGCTGGCCCGAGGCTGCGATGGCCTATGCGCTTGATATCAGCCTCTCAGGCCCCCGCAGCTATGAGGGGAAATTCGAGAAATTTCCTTGGGTCAACGCCGCTGGCCGCAAAAACATTGGTCCGGTTGCGATTGAAAAATCTATTCAAACTCTCTGGCTGACCTGGGGCGCGATGACGCTTTTGGTGGCGGGCATGACCCTTGCATTTTTGTTGTAA
- a CDS encoding lytic murein transglycosylase, whose protein sequence is MHRLFLSCALMCYAGLASATCGTDWASFIKDVKQEALAQGYPRPLVTRFFDGAAQDPKVIKADRRQGVFQKDFISFSQALISEHRLVHAQKNAGKYATTFDRVSRDYGIPPGVLLAFWAFETDFGVNQGNFNTLNALLTLSHDCRRPELFRPQVFAALELYKRGDFDPRETQGAWAGEIGMIQMLPEDILDSGTDGDGDGRVDLQNSAEDALMSGGHMLRRLGWQAGAPWLQEIDLPETLDLTLTGLDKSQTVARWQALGVTGRHGPLEPSAGQASVLLPVGHKGPAFLTYPNFNVYFEWNQSLVYVTTAAYFATLLSGEPQFYPGTPDTGLTGQEMQALQQKLMARGHDVGKIDGILGSKTRAAVQAEQDRLNLPADAWPTPQLLNRL, encoded by the coding sequence ATGCACCGCCTCTTCTTGTCCTGTGCCTTAATGTGTTACGCTGGCCTGGCCTCTGCCACTTGCGGCACAGATTGGGCATCGTTTATCAAAGACGTAAAACAAGAGGCTCTGGCACAGGGCTACCCGCGCCCATTGGTGACGCGCTTTTTTGATGGCGCGGCGCAAGATCCCAAGGTCATCAAAGCAGACCGCCGACAAGGGGTGTTTCAAAAAGACTTCATCAGCTTCTCTCAAGCCTTGATCTCGGAACATCGCTTGGTGCATGCACAGAAAAACGCGGGCAAATACGCCACGACCTTTGACAGGGTGTCCCGTGATTACGGGATCCCACCTGGGGTCTTACTGGCCTTTTGGGCATTTGAAACGGATTTTGGGGTCAATCAAGGCAATTTTAACACGCTCAATGCGCTGCTGACCCTGTCGCATGATTGCCGGCGCCCTGAGCTGTTTCGTCCACAGGTTTTTGCAGCGCTTGAGCTTTACAAACGCGGTGATTTTGATCCGCGAGAGACGCAAGGCGCTTGGGCCGGCGAGATTGGTATGATCCAAATGCTGCCCGAAGATATTTTGGACAGCGGCACGGACGGGGATGGTGATGGCCGCGTTGATCTGCAAAACTCTGCCGAAGATGCACTTATGAGCGGCGGCCATATGCTGCGCCGATTGGGCTGGCAGGCCGGTGCCCCGTGGTTGCAGGAAATTGATCTGCCCGAGACTCTTGATCTCACCCTCACTGGCCTCGACAAAAGCCAGACCGTCGCGCGCTGGCAGGCGCTTGGGGTGACCGGGCGACATGGCCCCCTCGAGCCCAGCGCGGGCCAAGCCTCTGTTTTATTGCCCGTTGGCCATAAAGGTCCAGCCTTTCTGACCTATCCCAATTTCAACGTCTATTTTGAATGGAACCAGAGCCTGGTTTATGTCACCACAGCCGCCTATTTTGCCACGCTGCTATCGGGCGAACCGCAGTTTTATCCTGGAACGCCGGACACGGGCTTGACCGGGCAAGAAATGCAGGCCCTGCAACAAAAACTCATGGCCCGAGGCCATGATGTCGGCAAAATCGATGGTATTTTAGGCTCCAAAACCCGCGCGGCTGTGCAAGCAGAACAGGACAGGCTCAATCTACCCGCCGATGCTTGGCCAACCCCGCAATTGCTCAATCGGCTTTAA